GCGACGACGAGCCGCTGGAGTACCTCCACGGCGCCGACAACATCGTCGAAGGGCTGGAAGAGGCGCTCGCGGGCCGCGTCGTCGGCGACAAGCTCAGCGTCGTCGTCCCGCCGGAGAAGGGATACGGCGTTCGGGACGAGGACGGCGTGCAGAACGTGCCGCGCAACCTCTTCCCGAAGGAAGAGAAGCTCGAGACGGGCATGGAGTTCTGGACGCAGGACGAGGACGGCGACGAAATGCCGGTCTGGGTGACCAACGTCGCCGGCGACGTCGTGACGCTCGACCTGAACCATCCGCTCGCCGGCGTGACGCTCCACTTCGACGTCGAGGTGGCGGGCGTGCGCGACGCGACGAAGGAAGAGATCGAGCACGGCCACCCCTACGGCGACGACTGCGAAGGCGACTGCAGCTGCTGCCCCGGCCACGACGGGGAGTGACTCTTTGAGCGGGCGCCCCGGGCCGCGCCGCGGCCCGCGGCGCGCCGTTCGTCCATCGCCGCGGGGCGAGTTCGCCCCGCTC
This portion of the bacterium genome encodes:
- a CDS encoding peptidylprolyl isomerase, translated to MSDQTELRVEDGKVVSLRYTLKNASGELLDETGDDEPLEYLHGADNIVEGLEEALAGRVVGDKLSVVVPPEKGYGVRDEDGVQNVPRNLFPKEEKLETGMEFWTQDEDGDEMPVWVTNVAGDVVTLDLNHPLAGVTLHFDVEVAGVRDATKEEIEHGHPYGDDCEGDCSCCPGHDGE